TCTCCGCACGTTTTCAAGACGATCCGTTCAAGGAGGTCCCATGAACCGCAACGTCATCCTGACCTGCGCCGTTACCGGCGCCGGCGACACCACCGGCAAGAACCCCAACGTGCCGGTAACGCCCCGGCAGATCGCCGACAGCTGCATCGAAGCCGCTCGCGCCGGCGCCAGCGTGGCGCACATCCACGTGCGCGACCCGGAAACCGGCGGCATCAGCCACTCCACCGACCACTTCCGCGAAGTCATGGAGCGGGTTCGCGAGGCGGACACCGATATCGTCATGAACATCACCGCCGGCGGCGGCGGCGACTGGACCCCGGACTCGGAAGACCCCACCCGCGGCGGGCCCGGCACCGACATCCAGACGCCGGCCGAGCGCCACGAGCCGGTGGGCGAGCTGCTTCCCGAGCTCTGCACGCTGGACTGCGGCAGCCTCAACTTCAGCGACATGGTCTACATCAATACCGCCGAGTGGCTGCGCGAGCATGCGCGCCTGGTGCAGCAGGCCGGCGTCAAGCCGGAGCTTGAGTGCTTCGACCTGGGCCACGTCTGGTTTGCCCGCCAGCTGCAGCAGGAAGGCCTGATCGACGGTGACCCGCTCTATCAGCTGTGCCTGGGCATTCCCTGGGGCGCCGAAGCCGACACCGAAACCATGCTCGCCATGCGCAACAAGCTGCCGGACAATGCCGACTGGGCCGCCTTCGGCATCGGCCGCCACCAGATGCCCATGGTCGCCCAGGCCATGCTGCTCGGCGGTCACGCCCGGGTCGGCCTGGAAGACAACCTCATGCTCAAAAAAGGCGTGATGGCAACCAACGGCCAGCTGGTCGAAAAGGCCGGCGGCATCATCGAAAACCTCGGCGGGCGCGTCATGACCCCGGCCGAAACTCGCGAACGGCTCAAGCTGCGCGATCCCAGCACCGGCAAGATCGTTGGGGGTGAGGCATGAGCCAGCAGCTGACCGTTATCGGCACCGGCGTCATCGGCAACGGCTGGATCGCCCGGGCGCTGGCCCAGGGCTGGGACGTGGTTGCCTTCGATCCGGCTGCCGGCGCCGAGGCACGCACCCGAGAGTTCGTCGCCAGCGCCTGGCACTCGCTGACCCGCGCCGGGCTCGCCGAGGGCGCCGACCCCGAGCGGCTCACCTTTGCCGACAGCCTGGAAGCAGCCGTCGAAGGCGCCGATCTGATTCAGGAAAACGTGCCCGAACGCCTCGAGCTCAAGCGCGAGATCCTCGCCGCCATCGACGCCGCCGCGGCGCCGGAGGCGATCGTCGGCTCGTCCACCTCGGGCTTCAAGCCC
This DNA window, taken from Halomonas piscis, encodes the following:
- a CDS encoding BKACE family enzyme produces the protein MNRNVILTCAVTGAGDTTGKNPNVPVTPRQIADSCIEAARAGASVAHIHVRDPETGGISHSTDHFREVMERVREADTDIVMNITAGGGGDWTPDSEDPTRGGPGTDIQTPAERHEPVGELLPELCTLDCGSLNFSDMVYINTAEWLREHARLVQQAGVKPELECFDLGHVWFARQLQQEGLIDGDPLYQLCLGIPWGAEADTETMLAMRNKLPDNADWAAFGIGRHQMPMVAQAMLLGGHARVGLEDNLMLKKGVMATNGQLVEKAGGIIENLGGRVMTPAETRERLKLRDPSTGKIVGGEA